The Saccharomyces paradoxus chromosome VIII, complete sequence genome has a window encoding:
- the HXT5 gene encoding hexose transporter HXT5 (Hexose transporter with moderate affinity for glucose~similar to YHR096C): MSQPENARQVPLEGSATVSTNSNSYNEKSGNSTAPGTAGYNDDLAQAKPVSSYVSHEGPPKDELEELQKEVDNQLESKSKSDLLFVSVCCLMVAFGGFVFGWDTGTISGFVRQTDFIRRFGSTRADGTSYLSDVRTGLMVSIFNIGCAIGGIVLSKLGDMYGRKIGLMTVVVIYSIGIIIQIASIDKWYQYFIGRIISGLGVGGITVLAPMLISEVSPKQLRGTLVSCYQLMITFGIFLGYCTNFGTKNYSNSVQWRVPLGLCFAWSIFMIVGMTFVPESPRYLVEVGKIEEAKRSLARANKTTEDSPLVTLEMENYQSSIEAERLAGSASWGELVTGKPQMFRRTLMGMMIQSLQQLTGDNYFFYYGTTIFQAVGLEDSFETAIVLGVVNFVSTFFSLYTVDRFGRRNCLLWGCVGMICCYVVYASVGVTRLWPNGQDQPSSKGAGNCMIVFACFYIFCFATTWAPVAYVLISESYPLRVRGKAMSIASACNWIWGFLISFFTPFITSAINFYYGYVFMGCMVFAYFYVFFFVPETKGLTLEEVNEMYEENVLPWKSNKWIPPSRRTADYDLDATRNDSRPFYKRMFTKEK, translated from the coding sequence ATGTCGCAACCAGAAAACGCTCGTCAAGTCCCCTTGGAGGGGTCTGCTACTGTGAGCACAAATTCTAACTCGTATAATGAGAAATCTGGAAACTCAACTGCTCCTGGTACCGCCGGTTACAACGATGACTTGGCACAAGCCAAACCCGTATCAAGTTACGTTTCTCATGAAGGCCCTCCCAAAGACGAACTGGAAGAGCTGCAAAAAGAAGTCGACAACCAACTAGAGAGCAAATCGAAGTCAGATTTACTATTTGTATCCGTCTGCTGTTTGATGGTTGCTTTTGGTGGGTTCGTGTTCGGATGGGATACTGGTACAATATCTGGTTTTGTCAGACAAACCGATTTCATTAGGCGATTTGGTAGTACCCGTGCGGATGGGACTTCCTATCTTTCCGATGTCAGGACCGGTTTGATGGTTTCTATTTTCAACATCGGCTGCGCTATTGGAGGTATAGTTTTGTCAAAACTCGGTGATATGTATGGACGTAAAATTGGTCTGATGACTGTTGTCGTCATCTACTCAATTGGAATCATCATACAAATTGCGTCCATTGACAAATGGTATCAATATTTCATCGGTAGAATCATCTCAGGGCTGGGTGTTGGTGGTATCACAGTTTTGGCACCGATGCTAATTTCTGAGGTGTCGCCTAAGCAGTTGCGTGGTACTTTAGTTTCGTGCTACCAATTAATGATCACTTTCGGTATCTTTTTGGGCTATTGTACTAATTTTGGTACCAAGAATTACTCAAACTCTGTCCAATGGAGGGTGCCACTAGGTTTGTGTTTTGCATGGTCTATCTTCATGATTGTAGGTATGACATTTGTCCCCGAATCCCCACGTTATCTGGTGGAAGTAGGAAAAATCGAAGAAGCCAAGCGGTCTTTAGCAAGAGCTAATAAAACCACTGAAGATTCTCCTTTGGTTACTTTGGAAATGGAGAATTATCAATCTTCTATTGAGGCTGAAAGATTAGCGGGTTCTGCTTCTTGGGGTGAATTGGTTACCGGTAAACCCCAAATGTTCAGACGTACTCTAATGGGTATGATGATTCAATCTTTACAACAGTTGACTGGTGACAACTACTTCTTCTACTACGGCACTACAATCTTCCAAGCCGTGGGTTTGGAAGATTCATTTGAAACCGCTATCGTTTTGGGTGTTGTTAACTTTGTTTCGACCTTTTTCTCACTTTATACCGTTGACCGTTTTGGTCGTCGTAACTGTTTATTATGGGGTTGTGTCGGTATGATTTGTTGCTATGTCGTCTATGCCTCTGTTGGTGTTACCAGATTATGGCCAAATGGTCAAGACCAACCATCTTCAAAGGGTGCTGGTAACTGTATGATTGTTTTTGCATGtttctatattttctgtttcgCTACCACTTGGGCCCCCGTTGCCTATGTTCTTATTTCTGAGTCATATCCCTTGAGAGTACGTGGTAAGGCAATGTCGATTGCTAGTGCATGTAACTGGATTTGGGGGTTCTTGATCAGTTTTTTCACTCCATTTATTACTTCAGCAATTAATTTCTATTATGGGTATGTCTTCATGGGTTGTATGGTGTTCGCATACTTTTATgtgttcttctttgttcCAGAGACTAAGGGCTTAACATTAGAAGAAGTCAACGAAATgtatgaagaaaatgtgCTACCTTGGAAGTCTAACAAATGGATTCCACCATCTAGGAGGACAGCAGATTATGACCTAGATGCTACTAGAAATGATTCTAGACCATTTTATAAAAGGATGTTCACTAAGGAAAAATAA
- the HXT4 gene encoding hexose transporter HXT4 (High-affinity glucose transporter~similar to YHR092C), which yields MSEEAAYQEDTAVQNTPADALSPVESDSNSALSTPSNKAERDDMKDFDENHEESNNYVEIPKKPASAYVTVSICCLMVAFGGFVFGWDTGTISGFVAQTDFIRRFGMKHHDGTYYLSKVRTGLIVSIFNIGCAIGGIILSKLGDMYGRKIGLIVVVVIYTIGIIIQIASINKWYQYFIGRIISGLGVGGIAVLSPMLISEVSPKHIRGTLVSCYQLMITLGIFLGYCTNFGTKNYSNSVQWRVPLGLCFAWALFMIGGMTFVPESPRYLVEVGKLEEAKRSIALSNKVSADDPAVMAEVEVVQATVEAEKLAGNASWGEIFSTKTKVFQRLIMGAMIQSLQQLTGDNYFFYYGTTVFTAVGLEDSFETSIVLGIVNFASTMVGIFLVERYGRRRCLLWGAASMTACMVVFASVGVTRLWPNGKKNGSSKGAGNCMIVFTCFYLFCFATTWAPIPFVVNSETFPLRVKSKCMAIAQACNWIWGFLIGFFTPFISNAIDFYYGYVFMGCLVFSYFYVFFFVPETKGLTLEEVNTLWEEGVLPWKSPSWVPPNKRGTEYNADDLMHDDQPFYKKMFGKK from the coding sequence ATGTCTGAAGAAGCTGCCTATCAAGAGGATACAGCTGTCCAAAACACTCCAGCTGATGCTTTGTCACCAGTTGAATCCGATTCTAATTCAGCTCTGTCTACTCCATCTAACAAGGCTGAAAGAGATGACATGAAAGATTTCGACGAGAATCATGAAGAATCTAATAACTACGTCGAGATTCCAAAGAAGCCCGCCTCCGCCTACGTTACAGTCTCCATCTGTTGTTTGATGGTTGCTTTCGGTGGTTTCGTTTTTGGTTGGGATACTGGTACCATTTCCGGTTTCGTTGCTCAAACTGATTTTATTAGAAGATTTGGTATGAAGCACCACGATGGTACTTATTATCTGTCTAAGGTTAGAACTGGTTTAATTGTCTCTATTTTCAACATTGGTTGTGCCATTGGTGGTATTATTCTTTCTAAACTGGGTGATATGTATGGTCGTAAAATCGGTTTGATTGTCGTTGTCGTAATCTACACTATCggtattattattcaaattgCCTCGATCAATAAGTGGTACCAATATTTCATTGGTAGAATTATTTCTGGTTTAGGTGTCGGTGGTATTGCCGTTTTATCTCCTATGTTGATTTCTGAAGTTTCTCCAAAGCATATTAGAGGTACATTGGTCTCATGTTACCAACTTATGATTACTTTGGGTATTTTCTTAGGTTACTGTACCAATTTTGGTACCAAGAACTATTCAAACTCTGTCCAATGGAGAGTTCCATTAGGTTTGTGTTTTGCCTGGGCTTTGTTTATGATTGGTGGTATGACTTTCGTTCCTGAATCTCCACGTTACTTAGTTGAAGTCGGTAAACTTGAGGAAGCCAAGCGTTCTATTGCTCTTTCAAATAAGGTCAGCGCAGATGATCCAGCTGTCATGGCTGAAGTCGAAGTTGTTCAAGCTACTGTTGAAGCCGAAAAATTAGCTGGTAATGCCTCCTGGGGTGAAATATTCAGCACTAAGACCAAGGTTTTCCAACGTTTGATTATGGGTGCTATGATTCAATCGCTACAACAATTGACAGGTGATAACTATTTCTTCTACTACGGTACTACCGTTTTCACAGCTGTCGGTTTGGAAGATTCTTTCGAAACTTCTATCGTCTTGGGTATTGTGAACTTTGCCTCGACTATGGTTGGTATTTTCTTAGTCGAAAGATATGGTCGTCGTAGATGTTTATTATGGGGTGCTGCTTCCATGACTGCTTGTATGGTTGTTTTCGCTTCTGTTGGTGTTACAAGATTGTGGCCAAATGGTAAGAAAAACGGTTCTTCTAAGGGTGCCGGTAACTGTATGATTGTCTTCACATGTTTCTACTTATTTTGCTTTGCTACCACCTGGGCTCCAATTCCATTTGTTGTCAACTCTGAAACTTTCCCATTGAGAGTTAAGTCCAAGTGTATGGCTATTGCTCAAGCTTGTAACTGGATCTGGGGTTTTCTGATTGGTTTCTTTACTCCGTTTATTTCTAATGCCATCGATTTCTACTATGGTTATGTTTTCATGGGCTGTTTGGTGTTTTCTTACTTCtatgtcttcttcttcgtccCAGAAACTAAAGGTTTGACTTTAGAAGAAGTGAACACCTTATGGGAAGAAGGTGTCTTGCCATGGAAATCACCATCCTGGGTTCCACCAAACAAGAGAGGTACTGAATACAATGCTGATGATCTAATGCATGATGATCAACCATTTTACAAGAAGATGTTCGGAAAAAAGTAG
- the PAL2 gene encoding Pal2p (similar to YHR097C) codes for MDVTGLFGGSFHHDGPFDACTPQRNKNNKVAPVLAFPADGPNNTVGGRTSKKSTLDEVFGRETVDDDSETLNQLQDRAYLFNKANSSTSTLDAIKPNSKNITQFDSKMKTELVHGPTTMGLGSTTFLDGAPASSAAIKQDVINHAQESRRKNSVARKKSLPSRRHLQVNNNNLKLVKTHSGHLEQKEQKGVDDNTKSATIAVNHGSGHEDVVKKENTGNKLLRRVKSLKTSKKQ; via the coding sequence ATGGATGTTACAGGATTATTTGGTGGATCTTTCCATCATGATGGGCCCTTCGATGCATGCACTCCACAGAGaaataagaataataaaGTGGCGCCTGTACTGGCTTTCCCAGCAGATGGTCCAAACAACACCGTAGGCGGCCGCACAAGTAAGAAGTCTACCTTAGATGAGGTATTTGGCAGGGAAACTGTAGATGATGATTCTGAGACGCTAAATCAACTGCAAGATAGagcatatttatttaataaGGCCAATTCCAGTACTTCAACCTTGGATGCCATTAAACCCAactcaaaaaatattaccCAGTTCGACtccaaaatgaaaactGAACTTGTCCATGGGCCTACGACGATGGGCCTAGGTTCAACAACGTTCTTGGATGGGGCACCAGCGTCCTCCGCAGCCATAAAGCAAGACGTTATTAACCACGCACAAGAATCCCGTAGGAAAAACAGCGTAGCAAGGAAAAAGTCTCTTCCCTCAAGAAGACATCTGCAGGtgaacaacaacaatttaAAGCTAGTGAAAACACATAGTGGACACTTGGAGCAAAAGGAGCAAAAGGGCGTAGACGATAACACTAAATCTGCTACCATCGCTGTCAATCACGGAAGCGGCCACGAAGATGTTGTCAAGAAGGAAAACACCGGAAACAAGCTACTGAGGAGGGTAAAAAGCTTGAAGACTAGTAAGAAGCAGTAa
- the HXT1 gene encoding hexose transporter HXT1 (Low-affinity glucose transporter of the major facilitator superfamily~similar to YHR094C) gives MNSTPDLISPQKSNSSNSYELESGRSKAMNTPEGKNESFHDNLSESQVQPAVASPNTGKGAYVMVSICCVMVAFGGFIFGWDTGTISGFVAQTDFLRRFGMKHHDGSHYLSKVRTGLIVSIFNIGCAIGGIVLAKLGDMYGRRIGLIVVVVIYTIGIIIQIASINKWYQYFIGRIISGLGVGGITVLSPMLISEVAPSEMRGTLVSCYQVMITLGIFLGYCTNFGTKNYSNSVQWRVPLGLCFAWALFMIGGMLFVPESPRYLVEAGKIDEARASLAKVNKCPPDHPFIQYELETIEAGVEEMKAAGTASWGELFTGKPAMFQRTMMGIMIQSLQQLTGDNYFFYYGTIVFKAVGLSDSFETSIVFGVVNFFSTCCSLYTVDRFGRRNCLMWGAVGMVCCYVVYASVGVTRLWPNGENNGSSKGAGNCMICFACFYIFCFATTWAPIAYVVISECFPLRVKSKCMSIASAANWIWGFLISFFTPFITNAINFYYGYVFMGCMVFAYFYVFFFVPETKGLSLEEVNDMYAEGVLPWKSASWVPVSKRGADYNADDLMHDDQPFYKSMFSRK, from the coding sequence ATGAATTCAACTCCCGACCTAATATCTCCTCAGAAATCCAATTCATCCAACTCTTATGAATTGGAATCTGGTCGTTCAAAAGCCATGAACACTCCAGAAggtaaaaatgaaagttttCACGACAACTTAAGTGAAAGCCAAGTGCAACCTGCTGTTGCATCTCCAAACACCGGTAAAGGTGCTTATGTTATGGTTTCTATCTGTTGTGTTATGGTTGCATTTGGTGGTTTCATTTTCGGATGGGATACTGGTACCATTTCTGGTTTTGTCGCTCAAACTGACTTTCTAAGAAGATTTGGTATGAAGCACCACGACGGTAGTCATTACTTATCCAAGGTAAGAACTGGTTTAATTGTCTCTATTTTCAACATTGGTTGTGCCATTGGTGGTATCGTCTTAGCCAAGCTAGGTGATATGTATGGTCGTAGAATCGGTTTGATTGTCGTTGTTGTAATCTACACTATCGGTATCATTATTCAAATTGCCTCGATCAATAAGTGGTACCAATATTTCATTGGTAGAATTATTTCTGGTTTAGGTGTCGGTGGTATCACAGTTTTGTCTCCTATGCTGATTTCTGAGGTCGCCCCGAGTGAAATGAGAGGTACCTTGGTCTCATGTTACCAAGTCATGATTACTTTGGGTATTTTCTTAGGTTACTGTACCAATTTTGGTACCAAGAACTATTCAAACTCTGTCCAATGGAGAGTTCCATTAGGTTTGTGTTTTGCCTGGGCTTTGTTTATGATTGGTGGTATGTTGTTTGTTCCTGAATCTCCACGTTATTTGGTCGAAGCTGGCAAAATCGACGAAGCTAGAGCTTCTTTGGCTAAAGTTAACAAATGCCCACCTGACCATCCATTCATTCAATATGAGTTGGAAACTATTGAAGCCGgtgttgaagaaatgaaagcTGCTGGTACTGCCTCTTGGGGTGAACTGTTCACTGGTAAACCAGCCATGTTTCAACGTACTATGATGGGTATTATGATTCAATCTCTACAACAGTTAACTGGTGATAACTACTTTTTCTATTACGGTACCATTGTTTTTAAAGCTGTCGGTTTAAGTGACTCTTTTGAGACTTCTATTGTCTTCGGTGTCGTTAATTTCTTCTCCACTTGTTGTTCTCTATACACTGTTGACCGTTTCGGCCGTCGTAACTGTTTGATGTGGGGTGCCGTCGGTATGGTCTGTTGTTATGTTGTCTACGCTTCTGTTGGTGTTACTAGATTATGGCCAAACGGTGAAAATAACGGTTCATCCAAGGGTGCTGGTAACTGTATGATCTGTTTCGCTTGTTTCtatatcttttgtttcGCCACTACCTGGGCTCCAATTGCTTACGTTGTTATTTCAGAATGCTTCCCATTAAGAGTTAAATCCAAGTGTATGTCTATTGCCAGTGCTGCTAACTGGATCTGGGGTTTCTTGATTAGTTTCTTTACCCCGTTTATCACTAATGCTATTAATTTCTACTACGGTTATGTTTTCATGGGCTGTATGGTTTTCGCTTACTTTTAcgtctttttcttcgttcCAGAAACTAAAGGTTTATCATTAGAAGAAGTTAATGATATGTACGCCGAGGGTGTTCTACCATGGAAATCAGCTTCCTGGGTTCCAGTATCCAAGAGAGGTGCTGACTACAATGCTGATGACCTAATGCATGATGATCAACCATTTTACAAGAGCATGTTTAGCAGGAAATAA
- the MSR1 gene encoding arginine--tRNA ligase MSR1 (Mitochondrial arginyl-tRNA synthetase~similar to YHR091C), producing MSRIVDLKNNSILRRNPFSFCLRHGLVPLLDTHFRNTFCNLEINIGQKRHSSETSSAKYNDQNKNPTYPLDVLRQDISKALHNISGIDRSLILNALESTNSMDRGDLILPLPRIKVADPTTVANRWAIELRTYGCIGKVCAKGPFLQFFLDQRYLIQSTVPNILLQKGEYGQKKLLHQKNVVVEFSSPNIAKPFHAGHLRSTIIGGFLSNLYEAMGWSVIRMNYLGDWGRQFGLLAVGFRRYGDENALEKQPIQHLFDIYVQINKDLAKEEKNGTSQYGIGGEARTFFKNLENGDQNANKIWNRFRSLSIHHYIQTYSRLNINFDIFSGESQVSKESMNEALDIFHKNNLVEKIDGALVIDLTQWSKRLGRVVVQKSDGTTLYLTRDVGAAIERKKDLHFDEMVYVISSQQDLYMSQLFMILKKMNFEWAKDLKHINFGMVQGMSTRKGNVVFLDTILDEARDKALQIMKSNKLKISKVDNPQRVADLIGISAIIIQDMKSKRINNYEFNWNRMLSFEGDTGPYLQYTHSRLKSLERSSGNFTTNMLIRADFSNLNEPQLVELVRLLAQYPDILRRAFETQEPATIVTYLFKVCHQVSSCYKKIWVSGKPADVAIPRLAVYSASRQVLHNGMSLLGLVPVDRM from the coding sequence ATGTCCAGGATAGTTGATCTTAAGAATAATAGTATACTCCGCAGGaaccctttttctttttgcctTCGTCATGGCTTGGTGCCTTTGCTCGATACCCACTTCAGGAACACATTTTGTAATTTAGAAATAAATATTGGACAAAAGAGACACAGCTCAGAAACTTCGAGTGCAAAGTACAATGaccaaaataaaaatccAACTTATCCTTTAGATGTATTACGTCAAGACATCTCAAAAGCACTGCATAATATATCCGGAATAGACCGCTCGCTAATACTGAATGCACTAGAGTCAACAAATAGTATGGATAGAGGTGATCTGATACTACCCCTCCCGAGAATAAAAGTGGCTGATCCTACGACCGTTGCTAACCGATGGGCCATTGAACTACGCACGTATGGGTGTATAGGTAAAGTTTGCGCAAAAGGGCCGTTTCTTCAGTTCTTCCTCGATCAACGATATTTGATACAATCAACAGTGCCAAATATTTTACTTCAAAAGGGAGAATATGGTCAAAAAAagcttcttcatcagaaAAACGTTGTCGTAGAATTTTCATCGCCAAACATTGCGAAACCATTTCACGCAGGCCATTTAAGATCGACCATAATAGGTGGATTCCTTTCAAATTTATATGAAGCAATGGGGTGGTCCGTTATACGTATGAACTATCTGGGTGATTGGGGTAGACAATTTGGTTTATTAGCAGTCGGTTTTCGGAGATACGGCGATGAAAATGCATTAGAGAAGCAGCCAATTCAACATTTGTTCGACATCTACGTTCAAATCAACAAGGACCTTGCgaaggaagagaaaaacgGAACCTCCCAATATGGGATTGGTGGTGAGGCTCGtacctttttcaaaaacttaGAAAATGGGGATCAAAATGCCAACAAAATATGGAATAGGTTTCGTTCGCTATCCATCCACCATTATATTCAAACTTATTCACGCTTGAACATtaattttgatatattttcCGGTGAATCACAAGTATCTAAAGAATCCATGAATGAAGCGTTAGATATATTTCACAAGAATAAtcttgttgaaaaaatagatgGAGCACTTGTCATCGATTTAACCCAATGGTCGAAAAGATTGGGCAGAGTTGTTGTACAAAAGTCGGACGGAACAACTTTGTACTTGACAAGAGATGTTGGAGCAGCCATAGAGCGTAAAAAGGATCTGcattttgatgaaatggTATATGTAATTTCCTCACAGCAAGATTTATATATGTCCCAACTTTttatgatattgaaaaaaatgaacttTGAGTGGGCAAAAGACCTGAAGCATATAAATTTTGGTATGGTGCAAGGCATGTCGACGAGAAAAGGAAATGTGGTGTTCTTAGATACTATACTAGATGAAGCAAGGGATAAAGCTCTCCAAATCATGAAAAGtaataaattgaaaatatctAAAGTAGATAATCCTCAGCGCGTTGCAGATTTGATTGGTATATCCGCTATAATTATTCAAGATATGAAATCAAAGCGTATCAATAATTACGAATTTAACTGGAACAGAATGTTATCCTTCGAAGGTGACACAGGGCCCTATTTACAATACACACATTCCAGGCTTAAATCTTTAGAAAGGAGCTCCGGCAACTTTACGACAAATATGCTCATACGTGCAGATTTTTCGAACTTAAATGAACCACAGCTAGTTGAACTTGTGAGGCTACTGGCACAGTATCCAGATATCCTTAGACGAGCCTTTGAAACACAAGAGCCAGCTACGATCGTGacttatttatttaaagtTTGTCATCAGGTCTCCTCATgctataaaaaaatatgggtATCCGGAAAACCTGCTGACGTTGCTATACCGCGGCTCGCCGTATATTCGGCCAGTAGACAAGTGTTGCACAATGGAATGTCGCTTCTAGGACTAGTCCCAGTCGATAGAATGTAA
- the YNG2 gene encoding histone acetyltransferase YNG2 (Subunit of NuA4, an essential histone acetyltransferase complex~similar to YHR090C), which produces MDPSLVLEQTIQDVSNLPSEFRYLLEEIGSNDSKLIEEKKRYEQKESQIHKFIKQQGSIPKHPQEDELDKEIKESLLKCQYLQREKCVLANTALFLIARHLNKLEKNIALLEEDGVLAPVEEDGDVDSAAEASRESSVVSSSSVKKRRAASSSGSVPPTLKKKKTSRTSKLQNEIDVSSREKSTTPVSPNVENKMARTKEFKNNRNGKGQNGSLENEEEDKTLYCFCQRVSFGEMVACDGPNCKYEWFHYDCVNLKEPPKGTWYCPECKVEMEKNKLKRKRN; this is translated from the coding sequence ATGGACCCAAGCTTAGTTTTAGAGCAGACAATACAAGATGTGTCAAATCTCCCATCAGAATTTCGTTACCTTCTAGAAGAGATCGGCTCAAATGATTCAAAGCtcatcgaagaaaaaaagagataCGAGCAAAAAGAATCACAGATACACAAATTTATAAAGCAGCAAGGCTCAATACCAAAACATCCACAGGAGGACGAACTTGACAAAGAAATAAAGGAGTCACTTCTAAAATGCCAATATTTGCAAAGAGAAAAGTGCGTTCTGGCGAACACTGCCCTGTTCCTAATTGCTAGACATTTGAATAAGTTGGAAAAAAACATCGCTTTATTAGAGGAAGACGGCGTACTAGCTCCCGTAGAAGAAGACGGAGACGTGGATAGCGCAGCTGAAGCCTCTAGGGAGAGCTCAGTCGTGAGTAGCAGCAGCgtgaagaagagaagagcTGCATCCAGTTCAGGATCTGTACCACCGActctgaaaaagaaaaaaactagTCGCACATCTAAACTGCAAAATGAGATTGATGTTTCTTCCCGAGAAAAGTCTACCACTCCCGTGAGCCCAAACGTTGAAAACAAGATGGCAAGAACCAAAGAATTCAAGAACAATAGAAATGGCAAAGGCCAAAACGGTTCACTTGAAAATGAGGAGGAAGACAAAACTCTGTACTGCTTCTGTCAAAGGGTCTCCTTTGGAGAAATGGTTGCTTGCGATGGTCCCAACTGTAAATATGAGTGGTTTCATTATGATTGTGTAAATTTAAAAGAACCTCCAAAAGGAACATGGTATTGCCCCGAATGTAAAGTTGAgatggaaaaaaacaaactGAAGAGGAAACGTAACTAA
- the GAR1 gene encoding H/ACA snoRNP pseudouridylase subunit GAR1 (Protein component of the H/ACA snoRNP pseudouridylase complex~similar to YHR089C) yields MSFRGGNRGGRGGFRGGFRGGRTGGARSFQQGPPDTVLEMGAFLHPCEGDIVCRSINTKIPYFNAPIYLENKTQVGKVDEILGPLNEVFFTIKCGDGVQATSFKEGDKFYIASDKLLPIERFLPKPKVVGPPKPKNKKKRSGAPGGRGGAPMGRGGSRGGFRGGRGGSSFRGGSRGGSFRGGSRGGSSFRGGSRGGSRGGFRGGRR; encoded by the coding sequence atgagtTTCAGAGGAGGTAACAGAGGTGGCCGTGGCGGCTTCCGTGGCGGCTTTCGTGGTGGACGTACAGGCGGTGCTAGATCATTCCAACAAGGACCACCAGACACCGTTCTAGAAATGGGAGCCTTTCTACACCCATGTGAAGGTGATATTGTTTGCCGTTCTATTAACACTAAGATTCCATATTTCAATGCGCCAATATATTTGGAGAACAAGACTCAAGTTGGTAAAGTCGACGAAATATTGGGTCCACTAAACGAAGTGTTTTTCACGATTAAGTGCGGTGACGGTGTCCAAGCAACCAGTTTCAAAGAAGGTGACAAATTCTACATTGCCTCTGACAAACTATTGCCtattgaaagatttttgCCTAAGCCAAAGGTGGTAGGCCCaccaaaaccaaaaaacaagaagaagagaagtGGTGCTCCAGGTGGCCGTGGTGGTGCTCCAATGGGCCGTGGTGGTAGCAGAGGTGGTTTCAGAGGTGGCCGTGGTGGTAGTTCTTTCAGAGGCGGCTCTCGTGGCGGCTCATTTAGAGGTGGATCTCGTGGCGGTAGCTCCTTCAGAGGTGGATCCCGTGGTGGATCCCGTGGTGGTTTCAGAGGAGGTAGAAGATGA